The segment GAAAGAGGCGCCCTTGACGTCTTCATGACGCCGATCTTCATGAAGAAGAACAGGCCGGGGACGCTGCTGAGCATTCTCATTACTCCGGACAAACTGGAGGAGACGCTGTCAACGGTCTTTGAAGAAACGACTTCCCTGGGAATCAGACTCCATCGTCTGGAGAGAAGAAAACTTCCCAGAGAGCTGATCACGGTGGAAACGATATTCGGACGGGTAAGGGTGAAAGTGAACCAAATCAGCCAGGAGAGCAAAAACATATCCCCGGAGTATGACGACTGCAAAGAGATTGCAGCCAAACAAGGAATTCCCTTGAAGAAGGTGTACGAGGAAGCAAAAACGGCTGCCAGGAAACTATTGACTGGCTAATAAAATCCCCTCATCCCCCTTTCGTAAAGAGAGGGGGGGGAATTTTCAATTGGTCTGTTGGAGATAGGGAAAAACAAAAGGCCCCGGCGAATGTATTCACCGGGGCCTTGACCAATTAATTCCATTGGTTCAGAGCGTCCTAATAAAACCCTCACATCAGGTACAAGCCTAATTACCGATAATTCCGTGTGGGCTTCTTATTTACAGCTCATGCAAACCGCAAGTTCTGTCATCGGAGTACCAGTCTTGTCGCTGATGAACTTCAACTGGTCAATTGGAGCAAAATACCTGCCGCACTTATCGCACGCCTGCATCTTAAAGGTACGTCCCCAGATTTTTCGCTTGCTGTCCGTTGACTCCATAAGGATGTGCTCCGTCGGGCATACATACGCGCACGCCCCACAGCCGATACATGTCTTTGAATCCTCCATGTATGGGGGGCCAACGGCTTTTTTCTTGCCTCTGCCAGCCAAACCAATGGCATTTACACCCACAACGTCTTCACAGGCCTTCACGCAAAGACGGCATAGTACGCACTTCCCCTTGTCCGTTTCCGGATGAAACGCCGGTTGCGGTTCTACGCCCATCTCTTTAGCCATATCCTTAAGCACATCCGACTCAGGACATCTTGCCATGAGAAGCTGCATAACGAGCCGTCGGACATTCAGTACCCTTTCCGTTTTTGTATCAACAACGATACCTTCATCAACAGGATACAGGCATGAAGTCACGATCCTCGTTCTTTTGCCTTTCTTCACTTCAACCACGCACAGGCGGCATGCTCCTGACGGAGCAACCGACTCATGACTGCACAGCGTTGGAATCGTAATGTTATTTGCACGAGCAACCTGAAGTACGGTTGCACCTTCTTCAGCCTCAACCTTCTTCCCATCTATGATAAAGTTTACCATTTCCCCTACCTTCATTCTACGATTATTGCGTCAAATTTACAGCTTTCTTTACAAACGCCGCACTTGATACATTTCGTCTGATCAATCACGTGTGTCTTTTTCTTTTCACCGCTTATGCACTCAGTAGGACACTTCTTCAAGCAGACACCGCATCCCGTACATTTTTCTTCGCTGACACTGAAACGTATCAGGGCCTTGCAGACTCCGGCGGGACACTTCTTGTCCCGAATATGAGCGACATACTCATCCCGGAAATACTTGAGTGTACTCAAAACCGGGTTCGGAGCCGTGCTCCCCAGAGCGCACAAAGATCCATCGACGATCCCCTGTGCCATGGATTCCAGAAGTTCAATGTCACCTTCTTTACCTTTCCCGTTGCAGATGTCCTCCAGGATTTCATTCATCCTTTGAACCCCCTCACGGCAGGGAACGCATTTTCCGCAGGATTCAAATTCGAGGAAGTCAATAAAGTACCGGGCGATATCGACCATACAGGTCGTTTCATCCATGACAATCATACCACCGGAACCCATCATTGAGCCTGCTTCCCACAGTGCATCAAAATCAACAGAAATATCTATCAGCTTGTCGGGTAAGCAACCACCCGACGGACCACCGGTCTGAACGGCCTTATATTTTTTGCCGCCGGGAATCCCACCGCCGATTTCATAGATAATATCCTTCAGAGGTATCCCCATAGGCACTTCGACCAGCCCGATATTACTTATCTTCCCGACAAGGGAAAAGACCTTCGTTCCTGAGTTGTTCTTACAACCGATACTGGAGAACCATTTTGCCCCCCTGCTGATAATCGCCGGCACATTCGCCCACGTTTCCACATTATTCAGATTGGAGGGTCTGTCCCAAAGACCATGCTCAACGGTGTGTATATATTTTGCTCTCGGCTCTCCCGCTTTTCCCTCCAGAGACGTCATCAGCGCTGTCGATTCACCACAAACAAATGCGCCGGCTCCCTTGCTGATTTTTAAATCGAAGTCAAAGCCTGAATTCAAGATATTTTTTCCGAGGAATCCGTATTCTCGAGCCTGGTTGATTGCCCGCTGCAGATTTGCGACGGCTAAGGGATACTCGTTTCTGACATAAATAAATCCCTGGCCAGAACCAATGGCAAACGCACCTATAATCATTCCTTCGATGACACTGTGGGGATCTCCTTCCATAACGCTTCTGTCCATGTAAGCACCGGGGTCTCCTTCATCGCCATTGCAGATCACGTACTTAATGTCTCCATGCGCGCGTCTGCATGTCTGCCACTTCACGCCGGCGGGGAATCCTCCACCTCCACGGCCTCTCAGCCCTGAGGCAATGATTTCCTCAATGATCTCGTCCGGTTTCATTTTCGTGAGGGCCTTAAAAAGGCTGATGTAACCGCCCTTTGCGATGTATTCATCGATACTCTCAGGATTGATCATCCCGCAGTTTCTGGTGGCTAACTTCATCTGTTTCTTATAGAAGTTCACCTCCT is part of the Deltaproteobacteria bacterium genome and harbors:
- a CDS encoding 2Fe-2S iron-sulfur cluster-binding protein; this translates as MVNFIIDGKKVEAEEGATVLQVARANNITIPTLCSHESVAPSGACRLCVVEVKKGKRTRIVTSCLYPVDEGIVVDTKTERVLNVRRLVMQLLMARCPESDVLKDMAKEMGVEPQPAFHPETDKGKCVLCRLCVKACEDVVGVNAIGLAGRGKKKAVGPPYMEDSKTCIGCGACAYVCPTEHILMESTDSKRKIWGRTFKMQACDKCGRYFAPIDQLKFISDKTGTPMTELAVCMSCK
- a CDS encoding 4Fe-4S binding protein; amino-acid sequence: MVGMGTSGIASGAQAVYDALAEEIKKRKLDIILSKTGAMGMDCIEPLIDVVQPNKPRLAYSKMTAKKVPEVIDQIVKGAINGNKPAYRMDEEEFICLNENKPYLKGPVPKDLEGIPRIKEVNFYKKQMKLATRNCGMINPESIDEYIAKGGYISLFKALTKMKPDEIIEEIIASGLRGRGGGGFPAGVKWQTCRRAHGDIKYVICNGDEGDPGAYMDRSVMEGDPHSVIEGMIIGAFAIGSGQGFIYVRNEYPLAVANLQRAINQAREYGFLGKNILNSGFDFDLKISKGAGAFVCGESTALMTSLEGKAGEPRAKYIHTVEHGLWDRPSNLNNVETWANVPAIISRGAKWFSSIGCKNNSGTKVFSLVGKISNIGLVEVPMGIPLKDIIYEIGGGIPGGKKYKAVQTGGPSGGCLPDKLIDISVDFDALWEAGSMMGSGGMIVMDETTCMVDIARYFIDFLEFESCGKCVPCREGVQRMNEILEDICNGKGKEGDIELLESMAQGIVDGSLCALGSTAPNPVLSTLKYFRDEYVAHIRDKKCPAGVCKALIRFSVSEEKCTGCGVCLKKCPTECISGEKKKTHVIDQTKCIKCGVCKESCKFDAIIVE